From Mucilaginibacter gotjawali:
GGAAATTCCCGCAGGAAAAAGCCAACAAGTTTCCATTAACCTGAATCCTTCCTCCTTTGAGTTTTTCGATTTGAGGCAACAAAAAATGACGGTTACCCCGGGAGAATATGAGGTTTATTATGGGAGTAGTTCCGATTCCAAAGATTTAAAAACAGCCATAATTTCAATTTTGCAATAAAATCGTTTATGAAATATATAATCACATGCGCAATGCTTTTTCTGTTTGTCAGCGTTTTTGCACAAACTAAAAATGAAACAGATCTTCAGATAAAAATCAATAGTATAGTTAAAAAAATGACCCTTGAAGAAAAAATCGCAATGCTTCATGGCAATGCTTTGTTTTCTTCAGCAGGTGTACCGCGTTTAGGTATTCCCGAATTAACTTGCGACGATGGCCCGCTGGGTGTGCGCGAGGAGATCAAACGTTTCGACTGGGCGTCAGCCAACTGGACCACCGATTCCGCCACATTTTTACCAAATGGTTCGGCAATTGCAGCAACATGGAACCCAGTAATGGCAAATAAATACGGTGTAGTCATAGGGGAGGAGGCCAATGCCCGAAACAAGAATATCATGCTTGCACCGGCATTCAATATTTGCAGAATGCCGCTTTGTGGCCGTACTTACGAGTATTATTCCGAAGATCCCTATTTGAACAGTCAGCTGGCTATTCAGTCAGTAAAAGGGATTCAAAGTCAGCATGTGGCTGCCTGCGTGAAACATTTTGCTGCTAATAACCAGGAATTTCATCGCGACAGCGTAAACACAATAGTTGATGAAAGAGCGCTGCGCGAAATTTATTTGCCGGCGTTTAAAGCCGCTGTGCAGCAAGGGGATGCTTACGCCGTTATGTCGGCTTATAATAAAGTGAATGGCTACTGGTGTTCTGAGAATGATTTTTTATTGAACAAAGTACTAAAAAAGGAGTGGGGGTTTAAAGGCCTCGTGATGTCAGATTGGAGCGGCGTGCACCATACCGTTGCTGCCGCAAACAATGAGCTTGATATTGAAATGGGATCAAGCGGGCCGTATGATCAATGGTATTTTGCTAAACCATTGCTTGCGGCAGTAAAAGCGGGCCAGGTTTCGGTAAAAACAATCGATGATAAAGTGAGAAGAATTTTATGGCTGATCTATCATACATCCATGAGTGCAAATCACCCTGAAGGGGCCATTGCTACACCTGCCCACACCAAAAGCGCATACGATATTGCGTCGGAATCTATCGTTTTATTGAAAAATGATGCTAATTTACTGCCGTTGAACGCAGGTAAAATTAAAAGCATTGCGGTAATAGGCGATAATGCTACCCGTACATTTGCTTTGGGTGGGTATGGCGCCGGCGTAAAAGCAAGGCATGAGGTAACAGCATTAGAAGGTATAAAATCAAGATTTGGCAAAACAGCCAGCATCAGTTTTGCCCAGGGTTACAAGGCTGAATATTCGGCAAACAATACTGACGCCCAGAATAGCGGCTATGATCAACCCGACAAAAACCTTATCGGCCAGGCCGTAGCGCTTGCAAAAACAACCGATATTGCCATTTTGTGCATCGGCTCAAATCGCGAGTATGAAAGCGAAGGTCATGACCGCAAAAACCTGGAGCTGCCTTTCGGAGAGCAGGCATTGGTTGACGCAGTCACTGCAGCCAACCCCAATACAATTATTGTTATCATGGCTGGCGCTCCGTACAACCTGAATGAAATTAAAAAATCAAACCATACCATTGTTTGGTCGTGGTTTAACGGCTCGGAGGCCGGGAATGCATTGGCCGATGTTTTAAAAGGCATAGTGAATCCATCCGGCAGGTTGCCGTTTACTTTCCCTGTCTCATTAAACGACTCACCGGCTTTTGCCTTAAATACTTATCCGGGTAAAAACCTCACGGCTGATTATAAAGAAGGCATACTGGTTGGCTATCGCTGGTATGATACTAAGAATATTAATCCTTTATACTGTTTTGGTTACGGCTTGTCTTACACCAATTTTACCTATACCGATTTAACTACCAACAAGACAAACTACCAACCTGGTGACAAAATAACGGTATCGCTAAAAGTTAAGAACACGGGCAGCGTTGCCGGTAAAGAGGTTATTCAGCTTTACGTCAGTAAATTAAATCCTTCGGTTTTAAGGCCTGCGAAAGAACTAAAGGCATTTAAAAAGATGATGATAGCGCCGGCAACCACCGCTGCTGTTTCCATAAATATAAATGCGGGCGATCTCGCCTATTTTGACAGCAAGTTAAGTACGTGGGTTGTTGAACCTGGTCAATATAAAATAATGGCAGCTTCTTCATCGAAAGATATCAGGCAAATAGTTACTATTATTGTCAGGTAAGTTAAAACTGTAATATTAACAGGTCTCCTGCAAAATTGGGGGCGCATATTTATAAAATGAAAAGGAAATATTTATTACTTGTTTTGGCGAGCTTACTTTTTGGTAATGTTTTTGCCCAAAGTAACAGCCGTGAGAAGGCAGCAAAAGCTGAAAGAATAATCAGCGTTGACTTAAAAAAAGAAAAAGGGCCTTTGAATACTTCATTTAAAGCGTGTGTAGGTGCTGGCCGTGCAAATGAAGGGTTACGAGCCGACTGGCAGCAGCAGTTGGCTATTGCCAGGAAAGAATGTGGTTTTAAATATATCCGGATGCACGGATTGCTTACCGATGATATGGCTGTTTACAGCGAAGACAATAAAGGCAACCCGCTATATAATTACCAGTATGTTGATGCTTTGTATGACTACATTATCAGCATCGGCATGAAGCCATTCGTAGAATTGGGATTTATGCCGGGCGCACTTGCCAGCGGCAGTAAAACCATTTTCTGGTGGCGGGGCAATGTAACGCCGCCCAAAGATTATGACAAATGGGAGGGGCTAATCCGTAACCTGACACAACATTTTACAGCGCGATACGGAACCGATGAAGTGAAGACCTGGTATTTTGAAGTTTGGAACGAGCCGAATTTGAAAGATGGTTTCTGGACGGGTTCCCAGGCCGACTATTTCAAACTGTACCAGTATAGTGCCAGGGCTATTAAAAGCGTAAATCCGGCATATAAAGTGGGTGGCCCGGCAACTGCAGGAGCGGCGTGGGTGCCTGAAATGATAGCTTTTTGTAAAAATAATTCGGTGCCTATCGATTTTGTCAGCACACACTCTTACGGCGTAAAGCAAGGATTTTTGGATGAGCACGGCTGGGCGGGGACAGTCCTCGACAAAAACGAATGGAGCGTTAGTGGCGACGTTTTGAATTCGCGCAAGCAAATCCAAAGTTCAGCTATCCCCGGACTGGAATTGCATTATACAGAATGGAGCTCGTCTTATACACCTGCTGACCCTCTTCATGACAGTTATCACGAAGCGGCATATATCCTTAAAAAATTAAAACAAGTGGGAACCGAGGCCAACTCAATGTCATACTGGACGTTTACCGATATTTTTGAAGAGTCCGGCCCTCGCTTTACTCCTTTTCACGGCGGGTTTGGTTTAATGAACATTGAAGGGATCAAAAAGCCTGCATTTTTTGCCTATTCTTTTTTAAACAAACTGGGTGAAACTGAATTGGCCAATCGCGACAGCTCTTCATGGGCCTGCAAAAATCACAAGGGAAATGTTCAGGTATTGTTATGGGATTATACCTATACGCTGCCCGATTCAGTAAACAACCAGGCATATTATATTAAGGATCTGCCCGCCAAAACAAAAGGTAAAGTAAAAGTAAATTTATCGCATATGCCGGCTGGAAAGTACACGATGGAAATTTATAAAGTAGGTTACAGAGTGAACGATGCCTACACCGGCTATGTGGATATGGGCAGACCGGGACAGCTAAACTTGCAGCAGGTTAAAAAGTTAAAGGAACAGAATGGTGCTCCCGTGGAAATACGGCAAATTGAAATAAAACCAGGCGCCGTTCTTTCCAGCGATTTTGATATAAGGGAAAATGATGTTATCCTGATCAACCTGGTTAAACATTAACCGGCACAGTAAGCAACAATAAACAAAAGAGATATATAGCTAAACACCTTGCAAATAAATCCAATGATAAAAATAATTAATAAATATTTTTTGATGTTTTCCATGCTTTTGCTGACCGGCTTGTCAGTTAAGGCTCAAACATTATATGTCGGTTCCAATTATCATCCGCATGATAATAAGGATATTGAAAAAATTAAGAATGACATAGAGTTGATGAAAGCTGCCGGTTTTACGTCCGTTCGTATGGGCCATTTGGCCTGGGATAGTTATGAACCGTCTGAAGGCAAGTTCGATTTTGACTGGTTCGATAAGGTGATGGACCTGTTGAACCAAGCCGGGATCAAGGTGATCCTTGATATCGCTATCCGTCCGGCGCCCATCTGGCTGCACCATAAATACCCCTCAATGGATGTTACAAGTCCGGGTGGCAATGTGCAGTATCCCAACCATCGCTACATGGTTGACGTAGGCGATCCGATGTACCAGAAATATGCCCTGCGCTTTGCGGACACACTTACAAAACATTATGCCAAACACCCGGCACTATTGGCTTTTGGTATTGATAATGAGTCTGGTGATGGCCCTATTTCATATTCAGAAACAGTAAGAAAAAGGTTTGTTATTTGGTTGACGAAGAAATACTCGACCCTCGATAACTTCAACAAAGCCTGGGCTACACAACGCTGGTCAAGAAGAATTAACGATTTTGATGAAGTTGGACTGCCTGCAACCGGCGAAAAAAACGGCGCCCCCGAGAAAATATTAGATTTCAGGCGTTTTATCTCTGATGAGGTTAATCAGTTGCTTTTTAAAGTACTTAACGTGGTTAATTCAAACGCGCCAAATGCTTTAACCAATACCAACGCATGGTATTACAGCGATATGAAATATTTCGATTATTCAGAGATAGCTTATTCAGGCAAATTGACACGTGAAGGTGCAGGCTTTTATCCGGGAGGGTCTTTAATAACGAATTGGGGTGTGATGAATGCTTTGTTTGGAATTGCACGTATCCAGTTTGAAAGTCCAACCCCTTTCTGGTGCAGCGAGTTTACCACAATGACCGCGGTACCTAATTCGATCAGAAAATCGGCCTATGCCACGCTGATGTACGGCAATCAAATGGTTTGCGGGTGGACATGGCAAAGCATGTGGTCGGGCGAGGAACAATACCTGGAAGGTATGCTTGATTGGGACGGAGTTCCCAACCGTAAATATGACGAATACAAAAAGATAGCTACTGAGTTTAAAAAGATCGAAAAATTCCTTCCTTACAAGCCCAGCCCTGAAGTTGGCCTGGCATTTTCCTTTCCAAGTCAGATAGCGAGCCGTGTTTTCCCCGAGACGCAGGACCAGCAATTACAGGCCTGCTGGAATTTGTTTTATTCCCGCAATATGGACGCCCCCGTTGTTGAGATCAGCAAGAGCTCATTAAACTATAAATTACTTTTTGTGCCCGGTGTAACGGTAATGGACCAAACCACTGCCAATAAAATCCGGAACTTTGTAAAAAATGGCGGAACGGTAATTATGACCAGTAATTCTGCCGTGGTTGACGAAACCGGGAAAGTATTTGCATCCACCCACCCGGGCCGTTTAAACGACGTGTTCGGAATACGGGTTGCAGGTTATGAAGAAACAGAGCCGATGAACGAAATATCCCGCGCATCGCTTACAGGCAAAAGAATTCAATTAAATTATCAGGGGAAAACTATTGGAACTGAATCAACCCGGTTTGATGTTATCGAATCAAAAGGCGCCGAAATTGTCGGTAATATAACCAGCTTAGATAAAGATTATCCGATTATTACATCTAACAAATACGGCAAAGGCAGGGCTATTTACGTTGGGTTGCCTGCAAGCGGCGAGGTACTGGGCCCATTGCTTGATAAACTGATAGATGAACTTGGCATAAAAAAAGGGCCGCAGGTACCCGATGGTGTAATGGCCAGGCAAATTGACAAAAATCATATTCTGTATCTTAACATAGGCCGCACTCCGGCTGAAATTCGGGTAAAAGGCACCTTTAAAGGTATACTGACAGGTAAAACCTTTGTGGATAGTTTTACACTGCCGTCTGAAGAGCCTGAACTAATTGAAATTAAGTAATGAGATCCTGTAACCATATTGTGCGTGAAGAAATTATATAGATAAATGTTTAAAAGGTTAGTAAAATATTGTGTCATCTGCTTTTTTTTATTGCTGTCCGCGATAAAAGGAATGTCGCAAAATGCGAAGCAAACGGGTCTTTCCAAAAGAACCAAAGAGTGTTTTGATTTTAACTGGCATTTCCATAAAGGGGATATCGCCATAAAACGCGCAGTAAAAGCTGCCGGTTATGGTGGTTTAACGGATATCAACGTCAAAGTTGAAACAAATAAAGAAGCCGTTATTGCTTATACCGACGTGGATAAAGCATCCACTTTTAAACCCGAAGACTGGCGAGAAGTAGACCTGCCCCACGATTGGTGTGTGGAAGGGACTTTTGTTAATGATAAATCAATCGGGAGCGCGCCTGCTGTTAGCGGGTATTTGCCTGGTGGGATAGGCTTTTACAGAAAAGAATTCGAAATACCGGAATCCGATAAAGGGAAAAAAATATCGATAGAATTTGACGGGATTTTCAGGAATAGTACCGTTTGGGTGAATGGTCAGTTGATGGGTAGCCACCAAAGCGGCTACACCCCTTCAAACTACGATTTGACAGATATTTTGCGTTACGGTAACGAAGGTAAAAATGTTATTTTGGTAAAGGTTGACGCGACCGAATACGAAGGCTGGTGGTACGAAGGCTGCGGAATTTACCGGCATGTTTGGCTCAATAAAACTGACAAACTCCATGTTGACCGCTTTGGTACTTATGTTACAACGCCTGTAGTTTCGCCGGATGAAGCTGCTGTAAACATAAAAACCAGTATTAAAAACGAATACGGAGCAATTAAAAATATTACACTGATCTCTAAGATTGTCGATAATAAAGGAGTCGTTCTTGCCACTAAGACTTCAACCCAGGCAATTGAGCCATTTGGCACAACGGAGGTTTCACAAAAAGGCGCTATTCAAAAGCCCCTGCTTTGGTCGCCCGAAACCCCCAATCTTTATAAAATATTAACCGAAGTTGCTGAAAACGGGAATATCATTGACAATTACGAAACCACTTTTGGGGTAAGGACCATCGAAATATCCCGGAATGGGGTATTTCTGAATGGAAAACTTTATCCTGTAAAGGGCACCTGCAACCACCAGGATTTTGCTGGTATTGGCGTGGCCCTTCCTGATAAAATAAACGAATACAAATTAAAGCTGCTCAAAGAAGTAGGTTGTAATGCTTATCGTTGTTCCCATCATCCCCCTACACCGGAGCTGCTTGACATGTGTGACAGGATGGGTTTGCTGGTACTGGACGAAAATCGCATGTTGTCAAGTTCTGAAGAGGGGATAAAAGATTTAACAACCATGTTATCCCGGGATCGCAACCACCCGTCCATATTTATGTGGAGTATGGAAAATGAAGAATGGATCCAGGGCACGGTTACCGGGGCGAGGATACTTAAAACAATGGTTGACATTACCCATAAAATTGATCCTACCCGGCCGGTGACGGCCGCCATGAATCATGGACGGAACGAAGGTGGCTACAGCGATGTGCTGGACGTTGTGGGCTATAACTATGGTGACAAAGGATTGGCTTATGTAAAAGACCATGAAAAATATCCTAACCGGATCGAATTTTGTACAGAAGCCACCAGTTTTATTTCAACCCGCGGGGAGTATCAGAACGATTGGGGAAAGGGTTATGTTTCGAACCTCGGGCTATGGCAACCCGGCTGGGGACCGCTGCCAGGCGAAGATTGGGCGGATATTGTTAAATATCCCTATCTCGGAGGCTTGTTTGTCTGGACTGGCTTTGACTATCGAGGGGAGCCTACACCATACCAATGGCCCTGTGTTACGTCCCATTTCGGGTTTATGGATATTTGCGGTTTCCCCAAAGACGGGTACTATGCCTACAAAGCGGCCTGGACAAATGAACCGGTAGTCCACATTTTTCCGCATTGGAACTGGCCAGGGAAAGTTGGGGACAGCATACAGGTACATTGTTACACTAATTGCGATGAGGTGGAGTTACTCCTTAACGGCAAAAGAATAGGCACCCAAAAAGCCATTCCTTATACCAAACTGATCTGGAAGCTTATTTACAAGCCGGGTAAGCTAGAAGCCAGGGGCTATAAAGGAGGGAAGCTGGTAACAACTGACATTGTTGAAACAACAAGCGATCCGGCACAGGTGGCATTGAAAAGCGACTGCAGCGTACTTAAGGCCGATGGTTGCGATGTGGCGGTCATCCGGGTCGTCATAAAAGACAAACAAGGCAGGGTAGTACCCGTGGCTGACAATCTGGTCACATTTTCAATTGACGGACCAGGGAGAATTATTGGCACGGGCAACGGCAACCCCAGCAGCCACGAACCAGATAAAGCCAGCCAGCGGATGGCATTCAACGGATATTGTTTGGTGCTGGTTCAATCAAATAAACAGGCCGGGGAAATCCGGTTAAAAGCCGCTTCCGGAACACTCAAAGGAGACGAGGTTGTCTTAAAAGTTCAATAAAGTTGAAGTACTTACATGTCGCTTCTTCAAAAAATAGATTATTATGAAACAACAGCGTATTAATAACAAAGTATATCGCCTAAAAACAATAATTATAGCCTGCCTGCTTTTGGCTGGCAATATGGTATGCCATGCTCAAACTCCCGGGAAAATTGAGCGAAAACAACTATTCGATTATAGTTGGAAATTTTTTCAGGGAGATACAGCATTAGCAAAATCAAAGGATTTTGACGATATGAGTTGGCGGAGCCTTGATTTGCCACACGATTGGAGTATTGAAGGGAAAATAAGTCCTGAAAACTCAACCGGCGGCGAAGGGGGCTATTTTCCGGCAGGTATTGGTTGGTACCGAAAGTCTTTCAAAGCGCCGGGTGAATGGAAAGGCAAAAAAATTTCTATTTATTTTGAAGGCGTTTATATGAATTCTGAAGTCTTCATTAACGGAAAATCGCTTGGAACTTATCCCTATGGTTATTCATCATTTAGTTATGACCTTTCGCCTTACCTGGATTTTGATAGCGAAAATGTGATTGCGGTAAGAGTAGATAATTCCCAACAGCTGAACAGCAGGTGGTACAGTGGTTCCGGTATCTATCGCCATGTTTGGTTGATGGTTACTGACGCCGTACATATTGCTGACTGGGGTGTTGCGATCACCACTCCCGATGTTTCTTCAAAAAAAGCAACCGTTCAAATTAAAACGTTGGTAAAGAACCAAACAGGCTCTGCTCAAAGTGTGCTTATCAGCACCCGTTTAGCAGATGGAAATTATAAAAATGCAGGTCATAGTCAAAAAAAGGTTGAACTGGCTGCCAATAGTGAGCAGGAAATCGCTCAAACCATAACGGTGACTGATCCGCTGCTCTGGACACCGGAAATTCCCCATTTATATAATGCCCGGATTCAGTTAGTGCAAAATAACAATATTGTTGACGAAACAAAAACCAATTTTGGCATACGTTCCATAAAATTTACAGCCCAAAATGGTTTCCAGCTGAATGGCAAGGTGGTGAAACTTAATGGCGGCTGCATGCACCATGATAATGGTTGCCTGGGCGCAGCTGCTTTTGACCGTGCTGAAGAACGTAAAGTCGAGTTGCTTAAAGAAGCCGGATTTAACGCTGTAAGAACTTCTCATAATCCCCCATCCGAAGCGTTTTTAAATGCTTGCGATAGATTGGGCCTTTTAGTGGTTGATGAATCATTTGACTGCTGGCGGTCGGGGAAAAAGAAATATGACTACGCGCAGTATTTTGATCGTTGGTGGAAACGTGATTTAGATGCGATGGTTTTGCGCGACCGTAACCATCCTTCAATTGTGATGTGGAGTATTGGCAATGAAATAGTGGAGCGGGGGAGCCCCGAAGCTGTTGAAACAGCCAGGATGCTTGCCAATGCTGTAAAAGAAATAGATACTACCCGCCCTGTTACATCTGCTATTGTGGAAGCTGGCAAGGATTGGCCGGCCCTTGATCCCCTGATGGCTGCCCATGACGTTGGTGGCTATAATTATCATTTGTGGAGTGCACCTTCGGACCATCAAAGGGTTCCTTCGCGGATAATTTTTCAAACAGAGTCATACCCGAAGGACGCCTTTGCCAATTGGAAGCTGGTGCAAAACAACAATTATGTTATCGGAGATTTTGTTTGGACAGCCGTAGATTATCTCGGAGAATCAGGGATAGGTCGTTGGTATTATTCAGGTGACGTACCCGGTGAGCACTGGGAGCATGATCTTTTCCCCTGGCATGGCGCTTATTGTGGTGACATAGATATAACAGGCTGGAGAAAGCCCATATCACATTATAGAAGCATGTTGTATGATAACACTGAAAAACTTTTCATGGCTGTTCGTGAGCCTGAACCGGCCCCTTTGGAAATTAAGAACACATGGTGGTCGGTGTGGCCGACCTGGGAAAGCTGGACCTGGCCAGGGTATGAAGGAAAGGACGTTCAGGTAGAGATTTATTCAAAATACCCCAAAGTGAGACTCTACCTTAACAATAAACTTATTGGCGAGAAGCAAACGACCGATGAACAGGAACATAAAGCGCTATTTACTATAGCCTATTTGCCTGGTCAACTTAAGGCAATAGGGGTGGAGAACGGTAGGGAAATGGAATCGAAGATTCTGCAAACTTCCGGCGATGCTGCGAAAATTCAATTAAGTGCTGATCGTAAAGAAATTGTAGCAAATGGACAGGACTTGTCTTTTGTCACTATTGAGATAACTGACAAAGACGGTATATTACAACCAAATGCAGTAAACCTTCTGCACTTTAAAATTGAAGGCCCCGGTACAATTGCAGGTGTAGCAAATGCGGATATGAAAGACACCGACTCTTATACCGGAAATACGCGCAAAGCATGGCACGGGCATGCATTGGTCGTAATCAGAAGTACTCATGGAGCGGGCGACATTAAACTTGATGTGAGTTCACAAGGCATGCCCGGGGCCGCTTTAATTATCAGGTCATTTCTAAAAAAATAAATTAACTTCAGGATAAAAGACGATCTTACATTCTGAAGCGCTCAAGGCTCAGAAAAAGCCAGTATCAAAATTAAAAAGTAAAAAATTGAAAACTCCTAAAATTGTCAAAGCCTGTTTATTTACGGCCGTTTTCTTCCTTTGTTGTTATAGCAGCCGTGCGCAAAAAAATGCGCCTGCCCCATTCGGACCTGTCCCTTCTGAAAATCAAATGAGATGGCAGGAAATGGAATACTATGCCTTTGTGCATTTTTCTTTGAACACTTATACTGACCAATCCTGGGGATTCGGTAACGAAGATATTAACCTCTTCAACCCAACCGCTTTGGATTGCCGCCAATGGGCGCGTATCTGTAAAAATGCAGGGATGAAGGGAATTATTATTACCGCCAAGCACCATTGCGGTTTCTGCCTCTGGCCTTCCAAATACACAGATTACTCGGTGAAAAATGCCCCCTGGAAAAACGGCAAAGGAGATGTAGTGAGGGAGATGGCAGATGCCTGCAAAGAATATGGCTTGAAGCTGGGTATCTACCTGTCACCCTGGGACAGAAACCGGGCTGACTATGGCAAGCCGGAATACATTACCTATTTCCGCAACCAGCTTACTGAGCTACTTACCAACTACGGCCCTATTTTCGAGATCTGGTTTGACGGCGCCAACGGCGGCTCTGGCTATTATGGCGGGGCCAATGAAACCCGTATAATTGATCGTAAAACATATTATGATTGGGCCAATACCTATAAACTTGTGCGCAAACTGCAGCCTCATATTGTGATCTGGAATGACGGGGGAGAACGTGCTGACCTCAGGTGGGTGGGAACTGAAGGCGGATCTGTTGGCGAGACAAATTGGAGCCTGCTGAATTCCACCGGCGACGTACCCTACAATATGTTGCATTTTGGTGTTGAGGACGGCAATGCATGGGTGCCCGCAGAAGTAAATACCTCAATCAGGCCTGAATGGTTTTACCACCCCAGCGAAGACAAGAAAGTAAAGTCCTTGCCGCAACTGATGGATCTCTATTACAATTCCATCGGCCATAACGGTAGTTTGCTGCTCAATTTCCCCATTATGCCTAACGGGCTGATCCATCCGACAGATGAAAAAAATGCATTGGCTTTTGGCAAAGCCGTAAAAGCTGCATTCTCGGTAAACCTGGCCCAAAACAAGCCGGCGACAGCCTCCAATGTGCGTGCGGGAAGCAAAGCTTTTAGCGCCGGCAACGCCACTGATGATAATAATAATACCTACTGGGCCACGGATGACGGCGTTAAGGCGGCTTCGCTTACCATTGATTTGGGTAAACCAACCCGATTTAACCGCTTTTTGGCGCAGGAATACATTCAATTAGGACAGCGTGTAAAAGCGTTTAGTATTGAAGCGTTGGTGAACGGCCAATGGCAGGAACTGGCAAAAGGAACAACTATCGGCTATAAGCGTATAGTAAGCTTCCCCACGGTAAAGGCTACCAGGGTGCGGCTGCATATTACGGATGCCAAGGCATGCCTGGTTATTTCCAACGCCGGTGTTTATTACGCACCGCAAATACTTGCCGCCCCCGCGGTTACCCGGAACCAGGCAGGGATAATAACCATAACGCCGGTTGATAAGGAATCGGCAATTTACTACACCACAGACGGCAGCATGCCCACCTCTGCGTCGAAAAAGTATAACGGCCCCTTCCTGTCGGAGGGAAAACCAGAGATTCGCGCCATCGTTTACGATCCTTCTACCCAAAAAAGCAGTCCGGAAACACACGAGAAATTTGATATTTCAAGAAAGGACTGGAAAATAGTTGGCATTGAGGATGAAAAGGCCAATGCAGTTTTGGACGGCGATCCCACTACCGTATGGCACCAGGGCAAAGACAAAAAAATGCCGGTTGATTTGGTGATCGACCTGGGAAA
This genomic window contains:
- a CDS encoding glycoside hydrolase family 2 TIM barrel-domain containing protein; its protein translation is MKQQRINNKVYRLKTIIIACLLLAGNMVCHAQTPGKIERKQLFDYSWKFFQGDTALAKSKDFDDMSWRSLDLPHDWSIEGKISPENSTGGEGGYFPAGIGWYRKSFKAPGEWKGKKISIYFEGVYMNSEVFINGKSLGTYPYGYSSFSYDLSPYLDFDSENVIAVRVDNSQQLNSRWYSGSGIYRHVWLMVTDAVHIADWGVAITTPDVSSKKATVQIKTLVKNQTGSAQSVLISTRLADGNYKNAGHSQKKVELAANSEQEIAQTITVTDPLLWTPEIPHLYNARIQLVQNNNIVDETKTNFGIRSIKFTAQNGFQLNGKVVKLNGGCMHHDNGCLGAAAFDRAEERKVELLKEAGFNAVRTSHNPPSEAFLNACDRLGLLVVDESFDCWRSGKKKYDYAQYFDRWWKRDLDAMVLRDRNHPSIVMWSIGNEIVERGSPEAVETARMLANAVKEIDTTRPVTSAIVEAGKDWPALDPLMAAHDVGGYNYHLWSAPSDHQRVPSRIIFQTESYPKDAFANWKLVQNNNYVIGDFVWTAVDYLGESGIGRWYYSGDVPGEHWEHDLFPWHGAYCGDIDITGWRKPISHYRSMLYDNTEKLFMAVREPEPAPLEIKNTWWSVWPTWESWTWPGYEGKDVQVEIYSKYPKVRLYLNNKLIGEKQTTDEQEHKALFTIAYLPGQLKAIGVENGREMESKILQTSGDAAKIQLSADRKEIVANGQDLSFVTIEITDKDGILQPNAVNLLHFKIEGPGTIAGVANADMKDTDSYTGNTRKAWHGHALVVIRSTHGAGDIKLDVSSQGMPGAALIIRSFLKK
- a CDS encoding alpha-L-fucosidase, yielding MRWQEMEYYAFVHFSLNTYTDQSWGFGNEDINLFNPTALDCRQWARICKNAGMKGIIITAKHHCGFCLWPSKYTDYSVKNAPWKNGKGDVVREMADACKEYGLKLGIYLSPWDRNRADYGKPEYITYFRNQLTELLTNYGPIFEIWFDGANGGSGYYGGANETRIIDRKTYYDWANTYKLVRKLQPHIVIWNDGGERADLRWVGTEGGSVGETNWSLLNSTGDVPYNMLHFGVEDGNAWVPAEVNTSIRPEWFYHPSEDKKVKSLPQLMDLYYNSIGHNGSLLLNFPIMPNGLIHPTDEKNALAFGKAVKAAFSVNLAQNKPATASNVRAGSKAFSAGNATDDNNNTYWATDDGVKAASLTIDLGKPTRFNRFLAQEYIQLGQRVKAFSIEALVNGQWQELAKGTTIGYKRIVSFPTVKATRVRLHITDAKACLVISNAGVYYAPQILAAPAVTRNQAGIITITPVDKESAIYYTTDGSMPTSASKKYNGPFLSEGKPEIRAIVYDPSTQKSSPETHEKFDISRKDWKIVGIEDEKANAVLDGDPTTVWHQGKDKKMPVDLVIDLGKEESLSGFRYLPDQGQWGPGIIAGYEFYVSENNADWTLASKGEFPNIKNNPLWQTVKFAAKKARYIKLRAVKNTENNDETGYAEVDIITE